Part of the Desulfovibrio sp. TomC genome is shown below.
GAAATTTTGATTTCCCCACGCAGCCCGTCGATTACATTATCCACGCCGCTGCCGAAGCCAGCGCCGCCCTCAATCATGACGCGCCCCTGGTTATGTTCGATACTATTGTCGAGGGTACCCGACGGGTCCTGGAGTACGCTCAACGCAGCCAGACCCGGCGATTGCTGTGCGTGAGTTCTGGAGCCGTCTACGGCCGCCAGCCCGAGGATATGGTCTCCATGGCTGAGACCTTCGAGGGGCGGCCAGACCCACTGGTTTCCGGCAATGCATACGGTATGGGGAAATGCGTGGCAGAATTTATGTGCGCAACAATTGCGGCGCAGGGGAGGTTGGTCATCCCTATCGCCCGGCCGTTTGCCTTTCTCGGTCCATTCTTGCCATTGGACAGGCATTTTGCCGCAGGAAATTTTCTGGCCGATGTCTTGCGCGGTGGCCCCATCCGCATTCAAGGGGATGGTACGCCATATCGCTCCTATATGTATCCCACAGATCTCGTGGAATGGCTCTTCACAATTTTGCTTCGCGGTGCATCAGGCAGGGCTTACAATGTAGGGTCTGACGAAGCCGTTTCCATTGGTGAGCTTGCTGCAGTCATGGCCGAAACAGCAGG
Proteins encoded:
- a CDS encoding NAD-dependent epimerase/dehydratase family protein, which codes for NFDFPTQPVDYIIHAAAEASAALNHDAPLVMFDTIVEGTRRVLEYAQRSQTRRLLCVSSGAVYGRQPEDMVSMAETFEGRPDPLVSGNAYGMGKCVAEFMCATIAAQGRLVIPIARPFAFLGPFLPLDRHFAAGNFLADVLRGGPIRIQGDGTPYRSYMYPTDLVEWLFTILLRGASGRAYNVGSDEAVSIGELAAVMAETAGGIVVTTAKQPDPSRLPSRYVPNIDRSRQELGLYVRVDLRQAVNRSLISYRNQTAKEDICR